The Haloarchaeobius sp. HME9146 genome includes a region encoding these proteins:
- a CDS encoding FAD-binding and (Fe-S)-binding domain-containing protein, with product MAAQDPADDPRADYEYTGGEVERPGLVADLEERVEGDVRFDEYSRQLYATDASAYEVLPIGVVMPKSTDDVASVVSYCAEREIPVLPRGGGTSLAGQAVNEAVVLDLSRYMDSVESVDSDNTEATAQAGAILADLNAAAAEHGLTFGPDPAAGDRSVLGGAIGNNSTGAHSLVYGKTDHYIEEAEVVLADGTVHRFGEISVDELRAKADPDADAWGEDGPPSPLLPRIYGEVVRILDEESDEIDARYPDLKRNVSGYNLDMLVDEARGERPTADGSGIDPACEPGSVNLARLLAGSEGTLAVVTEATVSLEPVPETKAVALLTYEDVFDAAADVAPILDHDPAAVELIDDVLIDLALDTAEFHDVAASLPDGTRGALLVEFYADSDEHGRQQVADLLAARVPGVEPEATPTEGVEQAADARAFDALEAHDAEARAGLWKMRKAAAPILLSRTTDEKHISFIEDCAIPPEQLPEYVERFREVIDEHDARTSFYAHAGPGVLHVRPLVNTKTVEGLDSFETIADEITDFVVEVGGSVSGEHGDGRARTQWNQKLYGDRLWRTFQDLKTAFDPDWLLNPGQVVGRSDDAAPSRARTASMTENLRFDPDYEFEPDFEPELAWDTENGFQGMAELCHGCAGCRGHQDTRGGVMCPTYRAAEEESLSTRGRANMLRQAMSGDLPADAEDTEFMREAMDLCVGCKGCKHDCPSEVDMAKLKAEVEHAHHQQEGASLRDRLFAEVDRLNRLGSALAPVSNWAQNVPGADLVSEKVLGIASERNLPTFHRESLEDWFESRGGCRVSEAEASRKVLLFPDTYTNYNHPEAGKAAVRVLEAAQVHVQIPDDVTSTGRPAHSKGFLDRSRERAATNVSVLAPKVEDGWDVVLVEPSDAVMLQSDYRDLLGDGDAGVSTDAVDTVANNTYGIMEYLDSDRLVADLSTEAPDEHLTYHGHCHQKATRKDHHAVGVLRRAGYRVDPLDSGCCGMAGSFGYEAEHYSMSEAIGKILFDQVDESQGDTVVAPGASCRTQLGDRDESAPEPPHPVEKLAEALQQ from the coding sequence ATGGCGGCGCAGGACCCGGCCGACGACCCACGAGCCGACTACGAGTACACCGGGGGCGAGGTCGAACGCCCGGGACTCGTCGCTGACCTCGAAGAGCGCGTCGAGGGCGACGTTCGCTTCGACGAGTACTCTCGCCAGCTGTACGCGACCGATGCGTCCGCTTACGAGGTGTTGCCCATCGGCGTGGTCATGCCGAAGTCGACCGACGACGTTGCCAGTGTGGTGTCGTACTGTGCGGAGCGCGAGATTCCCGTGCTCCCCCGCGGGGGCGGGACGAGTCTCGCCGGACAGGCGGTCAACGAAGCTGTCGTGCTCGACCTCTCGCGGTACATGGATTCGGTCGAATCGGTCGATTCCGACAATACAGAAGCGACCGCCCAGGCCGGCGCAATCCTCGCCGACCTGAACGCCGCGGCCGCCGAGCACGGGCTAACCTTCGGGCCGGACCCGGCCGCCGGCGACCGGAGCGTCCTGGGCGGCGCTATCGGCAACAACTCGACCGGCGCGCACTCACTGGTGTACGGGAAGACCGACCACTACATCGAGGAGGCAGAGGTCGTCCTCGCGGACGGGACGGTCCACCGCTTCGGCGAGATCTCGGTCGACGAACTCCGGGCGAAGGCCGACCCCGATGCCGACGCGTGGGGAGAAGACGGCCCACCGAGTCCCCTCCTCCCGCGCATCTACGGGGAGGTCGTCCGGATCCTCGACGAGGAATCCGACGAGATAGACGCCCGGTACCCCGACCTGAAGCGGAACGTCTCTGGGTACAACCTCGACATGCTGGTCGACGAAGCTCGAGGAGAACGCCCGACTGCCGACGGGTCGGGTATCGACCCCGCCTGCGAGCCCGGGAGCGTGAATCTCGCCCGACTGCTCGCTGGGAGCGAAGGAACACTCGCAGTCGTTACCGAGGCGACCGTGTCACTGGAACCGGTCCCGGAGACGAAGGCAGTCGCGCTGCTCACCTACGAGGACGTGTTCGACGCGGCAGCCGACGTGGCCCCCATCCTCGACCACGACCCGGCCGCTGTCGAACTCATCGACGACGTGCTCATCGACCTCGCGCTGGACACCGCCGAGTTCCACGACGTGGCCGCCTCGTTGCCCGACGGCACGCGAGGTGCACTGCTCGTCGAGTTCTACGCCGACTCCGACGAACATGGCCGTCAGCAGGTCGCTGACCTGCTCGCGGCACGCGTTCCCGGCGTGGAGCCCGAAGCGACTCCCACCGAGGGTGTCGAGCAGGCAGCTGACGCCCGCGCCTTCGATGCCCTGGAGGCCCACGACGCCGAGGCGCGCGCCGGGCTGTGGAAGATGCGCAAGGCGGCCGCACCCATCCTGCTCTCGCGGACGACCGACGAGAAGCACATCTCGTTCATCGAGGACTGCGCGATTCCCCCGGAACAACTCCCCGAGTACGTCGAACGCTTCCGCGAGGTCATCGACGAACACGACGCGCGAACCAGCTTCTACGCCCACGCCGGGCCGGGCGTGCTGCACGTCCGCCCGCTGGTGAACACGAAGACCGTCGAGGGGCTGGACTCCTTCGAGACCATCGCCGACGAGATAACCGACTTCGTGGTCGAGGTCGGCGGCTCGGTGTCTGGGGAGCACGGCGACGGCCGCGCCCGGACACAGTGGAACCAGAAGCTGTACGGCGACCGGCTCTGGCGCACGTTCCAGGACCTCAAGACCGCGTTCGACCCGGACTGGCTATTGAACCCGGGACAGGTCGTCGGTCGGTCCGACGACGCCGCGCCGTCCAGAGCCCGGACCGCCAGCATGACCGAGAACCTCCGGTTCGACCCCGACTACGAGTTCGAACCGGACTTCGAACCCGAGCTAGCCTGGGACACCGAGAACGGCTTCCAGGGGATGGCCGAACTCTGCCACGGCTGCGCCGGCTGTCGCGGCCACCAGGACACCCGTGGTGGTGTGATGTGCCCGACATACCGCGCCGCCGAGGAGGAGAGCCTCTCCACCCGCGGCCGGGCGAACATGCTCCGGCAGGCGATGAGCGGCGACCTCCCCGCGGACGCCGAGGACACCGAGTTCATGCGCGAGGCCATGGACCTCTGCGTCGGCTGCAAGGGCTGCAAGCACGACTGCCCGAGCGAGGTCGACATGGCGAAGCTCAAGGCCGAGGTCGAACACGCCCACCACCAGCAGGAGGGCGCGAGCCTCCGGGACCGCCTGTTCGCCGAGGTCGACCGCCTCAACAGGCTCGGCTCGGCCCTCGCCCCAGTCTCGAACTGGGCCCAGAACGTGCCGGGTGCCGACCTCGTCAGCGAGAAAGTACTGGGCATCGCCAGCGAGCGTAACCTACCGACGTTCCACCGGGAATCCCTCGAAGACTGGTTCGAGAGCCGGGGTGGCTGCCGCGTCTCGGAAGCCGAGGCGAGCCGGAAGGTGCTCCTGTTCCCCGACACCTACACAAACTACAACCACCCTGAAGCCGGGAAGGCTGCAGTTCGCGTCCTGGAGGCGGCCCAGGTCCATGTCCAGATTCCGGACGATGTGACCTCGACTGGTCGCCCCGCACACTCCAAGGGCTTCCTCGACCGGTCCCGCGAGCGCGCCGCGACGAACGTCTCGGTGCTCGCGCCGAAGGTCGAAGATGGCTGGGACGTGGTCCTGGTCGAACCCTCCGACGCCGTGATGCTCCAGTCCGATTACCGCGACCTGCTCGGTGACGGCGACGCCGGGGTCTCCACCGATGCCGTCGACACCGTCGCGAACAACACCTACGGCATCATGGAGTACCTCGATTCCGACCGCCTCGTCGCGGACCTGTCGACGGAAGCCCCCGACGAGCATCTCACCTACCACGGCCACTGCCACCAGAAGGCGACCCGGAAGGACCACCATGCTGTCGGCGTCCTGCGGCGTGCCGGCTACCGGGTCGACCCACTGGATTCGGGGTGCTGTGGCATGGCCGGCAGCTTCGGCTACGAGGCCGAGCACTACTCGATGAGCGAGGCCATCGGCAAGATTCTGTTCGACCAGGTCGACGAGAGCCAGGGCGACACCGTCGTCGCACCCGGAGCCTCGTGCCGAACCCAGCTCGGGGACCGGGACGAGTCCGCGCCGGAGCCGCCACACCCAGTCGAGAAGCTGGCAGAGGCGCTCCAGCAGTAG
- a CDS encoding D-2-hydroxyacid dehydrogenase: protein MTETDVVVLREGTEGLSMESYADALRERLPDDRTVTLARTPKQERELIPEARVVTGITVEEDLLDRAEGLELFACTFAGTDHVPMDTLAEHGVAVTNAGGIHAPGIAEQAIGNMLVFARRLHEGWRRKQQSQWRHFQSSEFTDSTVTVIGLGSIGQAVVQRLQGFEVDTIGIRYTPSKGGPTDEVLGFDSDDVHDALARSDYVVVACPLNDLTRGLIGEDEFATMKTDAVLVNTARGGIVDTDALVSALRSNKIRGAAVDVTEPEPLPEDHPLWGLENCLITPHTGGHTPKHWDRLADIVAENLDRLDEGEELQNQVLAPDSG, encoded by the coding sequence ATGACAGAGACTGACGTCGTCGTCCTCCGCGAGGGGACGGAAGGGCTTTCGATGGAATCGTACGCAGACGCGCTTCGCGAGCGGCTTCCGGACGACCGGACGGTCACGCTGGCGCGCACGCCGAAGCAAGAACGTGAGCTGATACCCGAGGCGCGGGTCGTCACGGGCATCACCGTCGAGGAGGACCTCCTCGACCGTGCCGAGGGCCTCGAACTGTTCGCGTGCACCTTCGCGGGCACCGACCACGTCCCCATGGACACGCTGGCAGAACACGGGGTCGCGGTCACCAACGCCGGGGGCATCCACGCGCCCGGTATCGCCGAGCAGGCCATCGGGAACATGCTGGTGTTCGCCCGCCGCCTCCACGAGGGCTGGCGGCGAAAGCAGCAATCGCAGTGGCGGCACTTCCAGTCCTCGGAGTTCACCGACTCCACCGTGACGGTCATCGGACTGGGCTCCATCGGGCAGGCCGTGGTCCAGCGCCTGCAGGGCTTCGAGGTCGACACCATCGGCATCCGGTACACGCCCTCGAAGGGCGGCCCGACCGACGAGGTGCTCGGGTTCGACAGCGACGACGTCCACGACGCGCTCGCCCGGAGCGACTACGTCGTCGTCGCCTGCCCGCTGAACGACCTGACCCGTGGCCTCATCGGCGAGGACGAGTTCGCGACGATGAAAACTGATGCCGTGCTCGTGAACACGGCCCGCGGCGGCATCGTCGACACTGACGCACTCGTCTCGGCCCTGCGCTCGAACAAGATCCGCGGCGCGGCGGTCGACGTGACCGAGCCCGAACCGCTCCCGGAAGACCATCCGCTCTGGGGGCTCGAGAACTGCCTCATCACGCCTCACACCGGCGGGCACACGCCGAAGCACTGGGACCGCCTCGCCGACATCGTCGCGGAGAACCTCGACCGCCTCGACGAGGGCGAGGAACTCCAGAACCAGGTCCTCGCGCCCGACTCGGGGTAA
- a CDS encoding BCCT family transporter produces MSTSEGAIEEFLDEIEPTIFAFGAIITILFVGAFSLRPDASLELVNGIRLWILSTFNWFFLLAMLGFVLFLAFVIFGPWGRLKLGDESPEYSYFSYFAMMYSAGLAAGIVFWGPAEAMFHYSTVPPLFNAEAQSAAAMPLAVQYSIFHWAVIQWSCFTVMGLGIGYYVYNYGAPLRVSAVLTPIIGADNVDGILGKSVDILAVFATLGGVATSLGFIGSQFITGLDFQWGIQLGDIGTVLVITGMVVIFTTSLVLGVDKGIRRLSNFNMVLFLLLMVVTLVFGPTLRILELGTQAIGGYLGNFFEMSLYAQATAAGTDKWVNIWTVFYWLWPLAWSPFAGLFIARISRGRSVREVAFAGIGATSLATIPWFAIVGGAGVLMQHNGTASILGPISEYGTAVSGYVLFGNLPVVGPLLLFAFLVLVTTFFVTSADSSTLAVAMMTSGGKESPSAVNRIFWAVLQGAVASILMVVGGVQALQYAAIITGAPFAFICVLTMLGLIRSFQKDYGSLLLQDRTQIFGRPSGNKQSSKAANAATQDDD; encoded by the coding sequence GTGAGCACCTCGGAAGGGGCGATAGAGGAGTTCCTCGACGAGATAGAGCCGACCATCTTCGCGTTCGGCGCGATCATCACCATCCTGTTCGTCGGCGCGTTCAGCCTCCGGCCGGACGCCTCACTGGAGCTGGTCAACGGCATCCGGCTCTGGATACTGTCGACGTTCAACTGGTTCTTCCTCCTCGCCATGCTCGGGTTCGTCCTGTTCCTGGCGTTCGTCATCTTCGGCCCGTGGGGGAGGCTCAAGTTAGGCGATGAGAGTCCGGAGTACAGCTACTTCTCGTACTTCGCGATGATGTACTCCGCCGGGCTGGCAGCAGGTATCGTCTTCTGGGGCCCGGCCGAGGCGATGTTCCACTACTCCACGGTTCCACCGCTGTTCAACGCGGAGGCCCAGTCGGCAGCCGCCATGCCATTGGCGGTCCAGTACTCCATCTTCCACTGGGCCGTCATCCAGTGGTCCTGTTTCACCGTGATGGGACTCGGTATCGGCTACTACGTGTACAACTACGGCGCGCCGCTGCGGGTGTCGGCCGTGCTGACCCCCATCATCGGTGCGGACAACGTCGACGGCATCCTCGGCAAGTCCGTCGACATCCTCGCCGTGTTCGCGACCCTCGGTGGGGTCGCCACCTCGCTCGGGTTCATCGGGAGCCAGTTCATCACCGGCCTCGACTTCCAGTGGGGCATCCAGCTCGGTGACATCGGGACCGTCCTCGTCATCACCGGGATGGTCGTCATCTTCACCACCTCGCTGGTCCTGGGGGTCGACAAGGGTATCCGTCGGCTGTCGAACTTCAACATGGTGCTGTTCCTGTTGCTGATGGTCGTGACCCTCGTGTTCGGGCCGACGCTGCGCATCCTCGAACTCGGGACGCAGGCCATCGGTGGCTACCTCGGGAACTTCTTCGAGATGAGCCTGTACGCGCAGGCCACCGCCGCCGGTACCGACAAGTGGGTCAACATCTGGACCGTCTTCTACTGGCTGTGGCCCCTCGCGTGGTCGCCGTTCGCCGGACTGTTCATCGCCCGTATCTCCCGCGGTCGCAGCGTCCGCGAGGTCGCGTTCGCCGGCATCGGTGCGACCTCACTGGCGACCATCCCGTGGTTCGCCATCGTCGGGGGCGCAGGTGTCCTCATGCAGCACAACGGCACGGCGAGCATCCTCGGCCCCATCTCCGAGTACGGCACCGCGGTCTCGGGGTACGTCCTCTTCGGCAACCTCCCGGTCGTCGGACCGCTGCTCCTCTTCGCCTTCCTCGTGCTGGTCACGACGTTCTTCGTCACCTCCGCGGACTCCTCGACGCTGGCGGTCGCGATGATGACCAGCGGTGGGAAGGAGTCACCGTCCGCAGTCAACCGCATCTTCTGGGCGGTGCTGCAGGGTGCGGTCGCCTCCATCCTGATGGTCGTCGGTGGGGTCCAGGCGCTCCAGTACGCGGCCATCATCACGGGCGCGCCGTTCGCGTTCATCTGCGTGCTGACGATGCTCGGCCTCATCCGGAGCTTCCAGAAGGACTACGGCTCCCTGCTCCTGCAGGACCGGACCCAGATCTTCGGTCGGCCGTCCGGCAACAAGCAGTCCAGTAAGGCCGCGAACGCGGCCACGCAGGACGACGACTGA
- a CDS encoding amidohydrolase has translation MADAVRARLAELRRDLHRYPEPGWCEFWTTARLVEEIQAIGVDELAVGEEAYDPAERMAVPSEDELTTWYQRALDRGADPDILEHLRGGETGAVAVLDRGEGPTVGLRVDIDGLYIEESEDGGHIPAVEDFRSETGETMHACGHDTHMTWGLATLEAIKESDFSGRLVVFFQPAEEISGGGAPMAKSEYCDDIDYLFAVHVGLDHPTGEVVAGIERPLAMCHVDVEIEGTSAHAGKSPEEGSNAIQALGTAIENVYGIPRHSDGMTRVNVGRVEGGTASNIIAEEVEAVAEARGETTELMEYAKAELRRKFETAAEMHGCEADVDVVSESPRADSDPELVDVVAGVAEDVDSVEKVLPTADFGASEDATFLMERVQDEGGLACYCIVGTDHPTSHHTPTFDVDERSLDMGVEVLTNSILSVAEERP, from the coding sequence ATGGCAGATGCTGTGCGAGCACGATTAGCGGAGCTTCGCCGCGACCTGCATCGCTACCCGGAGCCTGGCTGGTGCGAGTTCTGGACCACCGCCCGGCTCGTTGAGGAGATACAGGCCATCGGCGTGGACGAACTCGCCGTCGGCGAGGAGGCGTACGACCCGGCCGAACGGATGGCCGTCCCCTCGGAGGACGAGCTCACGACGTGGTACCAGCGCGCGCTCGACCGTGGAGCCGACCCCGATATCCTCGAACACCTCCGGGGTGGGGAGACGGGCGCGGTCGCCGTCCTCGACCGCGGCGAGGGCCCGACGGTCGGGTTGCGCGTCGACATCGACGGGCTGTATATCGAGGAATCCGAGGACGGTGGGCACATCCCGGCCGTCGAGGACTTCCGGTCCGAGACCGGTGAGACCATGCACGCCTGTGGGCACGACACCCACATGACGTGGGGGCTCGCGACCCTCGAGGCCATCAAGGAGAGCGACTTCTCGGGTCGCCTCGTGGTCTTCTTCCAGCCCGCCGAGGAGATATCGGGCGGTGGCGCACCCATGGCCAAGAGCGAGTACTGTGACGACATCGACTATCTCTTCGCAGTGCACGTCGGCCTCGACCACCCGACCGGGGAGGTCGTCGCCGGCATCGAGCGCCCGCTCGCGATGTGCCACGTCGACGTCGAGATCGAGGGCACGTCGGCCCACGCCGGGAAGTCACCCGAGGAGGGGAGCAACGCCATCCAGGCGCTCGGGACGGCCATCGAGAACGTCTACGGCATCCCCCGCCACTCCGACGGGATGACCCGCGTCAACGTCGGCCGGGTCGAGGGCGGCACCGCGAGTAACATCATCGCCGAGGAGGTCGAGGCGGTCGCCGAAGCCCGCGGCGAGACGACCGAACTGATGGAGTACGCGAAGGCCGAACTCCGACGGAAGTTCGAGACCGCTGCCGAGATGCACGGCTGCGAGGCCGACGTCGACGTCGTGAGCGAGAGCCCGCGGGCCGACAGCGACCCCGAACTCGTCGACGTGGTGGCCGGAGTGGCCGAGGATGTCGACAGCGTCGAGAAAGTCCTCCCGACGGCCGACTTCGGGGCCAGCGAGGACGCGACCTTCCTCATGGAACGCGTCCAGGACGAGGGCGGGCTGGCGTGCTACTGCATCGTCGGCACCGACCACCCGACGAGCCACCATACGCCCACCTTCGACGTGGACGAGCGCAGCCTCGACATGGGTGTCGAGGTGCTCACGAACTCTATCCTTAGCGTCGCGGAGGAGCGGCCATGA
- a CDS encoding Rid family detoxifying hydrolase — MPAQRVITDDAPRNDNPYSQGVRAGDTLYVSGYGPVDPDTMDDVEGDIQAQTDQVLDNIAAVVDEAGGDGLDDVVKVTVYVTDLDDYERVNEAYGARFGEVPPARVCVEVSRLPGDVRVEMDAIAHLAEE; from the coding sequence ATGCCCGCACAACGAGTCATCACGGACGACGCACCGCGCAACGACAACCCCTACTCGCAGGGGGTCCGCGCCGGGGACACGCTGTACGTCTCCGGCTACGGCCCGGTCGACCCCGACACGATGGACGACGTCGAGGGTGACATCCAGGCACAGACCGACCAGGTCCTCGACAACATCGCCGCAGTCGTCGACGAAGCCGGCGGCGACGGACTCGACGACGTAGTGAAGGTGACCGTCTACGTCACCGACCTCGACGACTACGAGCGCGTCAACGAGGCCTACGGCGCTCGCTTCGGTGAGGTGCCACCCGCACGCGTCTGCGTGGAGGTCTCGCGACTCCCGGGCGACGTCCGCGTCGAGATGGACGCCATCGCGCACCTGGCTGAAGAATAG
- the ilvA gene encoding threonine ammonia-lyase: MSHGQEQGNSETVPSAAEVVTDSDVEAANERLADVVHQTPLDGSSTIAERCGAARVDLKLENMQRTGSFKIRGAYNAMAQLPESVRERGVVASSAGNHAQGVALAGQLLGIDTTIVVPEITPAAKIEATRGYGAEVVVEGRQYERSYEYALELAEEEGLEFVHPFDDPDIIAGQGTVGLEIVDEAPDLDTVLVSIGGGGLISGIATVLKAHDPNIRVVGVQPEGAAHAKPSMDQDEIHMLSEVDTVAEGIADARLLEQTFAVLRERVDDVVSVSDRDLTVASTLLAERAKTVAETAGAAPVAALLSEAVDVQGEHVAAIVSGGNVDLTEHAEVTRTGLHELGRYVDARLELRGWPTALGAVTEVVEEQGAALDTVERASRKVADDPNRVPVSVGLAGSGPEHLRNVLDSLDGLDGVDVVENSLDK, from the coding sequence ATGAGTCATGGACAGGAGCAAGGAAACAGCGAGACCGTCCCGTCAGCAGCCGAGGTCGTGACCGACTCCGACGTCGAGGCGGCCAACGAGCGACTCGCCGACGTGGTCCACCAGACGCCGCTCGACGGGTCGTCCACCATCGCGGAACGGTGCGGCGCGGCCCGGGTCGACCTCAAGCTGGAGAACATGCAGCGCACCGGCTCGTTCAAGATTCGCGGCGCGTACAACGCGATGGCGCAACTCCCCGAGTCGGTCCGTGAACGCGGTGTGGTCGCCTCCAGTGCCGGCAATCACGCCCAGGGTGTCGCGCTGGCAGGGCAACTGCTCGGCATCGACACGACCATCGTCGTCCCCGAGATCACCCCGGCCGCGAAGATAGAAGCGACCCGCGGCTACGGTGCCGAGGTCGTCGTCGAAGGCCGACAGTACGAGCGGTCCTACGAGTACGCGCTCGAACTCGCCGAGGAGGAGGGGCTGGAGTTCGTCCACCCGTTCGACGACCCGGACATCATCGCCGGGCAGGGGACGGTCGGACTGGAGATTGTGGACGAGGCTCCCGACCTGGACACCGTGCTCGTCTCCATCGGAGGCGGCGGCCTCATCTCGGGCATCGCGACGGTCCTGAAGGCCCACGACCCCAACATTCGAGTCGTCGGCGTCCAGCCCGAAGGTGCGGCCCACGCGAAGCCATCGATGGATCAGGACGAGATTCACATGCTCTCCGAGGTGGACACCGTGGCCGAGGGCATCGCGGACGCCCGGCTGCTGGAGCAGACCTTCGCGGTCCTCCGCGAGCGCGTCGACGACGTGGTGTCGGTGAGTGACAGGGACCTGACCGTGGCTTCGACGCTCCTTGCAGAGCGGGCGAAGACGGTCGCCGAGACGGCAGGCGCAGCACCGGTGGCGGCGCTGCTCTCCGAGGCGGTCGACGTCCAGGGTGAACACGTCGCGGCCATCGTCTCCGGTGGGAACGTCGACCTGACCGAGCACGCCGAGGTGACCCGGACTGGCCTCCACGAGCTTGGTCGCTACGTCGATGCGCGGCTCGAACTCCGCGGGTGGCCGACTGCGCTCGGAGCGGTCACCGAGGTGGTCGAGGAACAGGGCGCAGCACTCGATACGGTCGAACGCGCGAGCCGCAAGGTGGCGGACGACCCGAACCGGGTTCCGGTCTCGGTCGGTCTCGCGGGCAGTGGTCCCGAACACCTGCGGAACGTCCTGGACTCGCTCGACGGACTCGACGGGGTCGATGTCGTCGAGAATAGTCTGGATAAGTAG
- a CDS encoding aminotransferase class III-fold pyridoxal phosphate-dependent enzyme, translated as MDRDTAEPDTAALPGPNAEKWIEFHSQHAAPSEYSHEFVWDVTAEADGPFVTDVDGNVLLDFTCHIGAAPLGYNNEKVVSKLREFDLVEPMKIAGQDMYFGAGPDPETAEFPGSSHLMDQLTDVCSHYGMDTVFLSNSGAEAVENAMKITHDHKPAAKYGYAFEGSFHGRTLGTLSLTKSKEVYTRHYPEISGIETVPFCEDRGCSAGTCDCGFFSGGGSRLRNSLSPEGGHVNPDEVAFAILEPIQGVGGYRFPSDEFMAEVGSVCDEYDIPLVVDEIQAGVGRTGEMWASDHYPIEPDVIASAKGLRVGATISNSDVFPTEKNRLGSTFGGGDLLASMQGAFTLQAIEEHDLLDNATERGRQAKEIIRDDAPDHVEDVRGKGLMLAVEFDSPERRNAVVEAALERGLLTLGCGKKTIRLLPPLDSTEREIELGASIFCEAMDAVATQAIA; from the coding sequence ATGGATAGGGATACCGCAGAGCCGGATACAGCAGCGCTGCCCGGGCCCAACGCCGAGAAGTGGATCGAGTTCCACTCCCAGCACGCCGCACCCAGCGAGTACTCCCACGAGTTCGTCTGGGACGTGACCGCCGAGGCCGACGGCCCGTTCGTCACCGACGTCGACGGGAACGTCCTGCTCGACTTCACCTGCCACATCGGGGCCGCCCCCCTCGGGTACAACAACGAGAAGGTCGTCTCGAAGCTCCGCGAGTTCGACCTCGTGGAGCCGATGAAGATCGCCGGCCAGGACATGTACTTCGGGGCCGGCCCGGACCCCGAGACGGCCGAGTTCCCCGGGTCGAGCCACCTGATGGACCAGCTGACAGACGTCTGCTCACATTACGGGATGGACACGGTCTTCCTCTCGAACTCCGGCGCGGAGGCGGTCGAGAACGCGATGAAGATAACCCACGACCACAAGCCTGCCGCCAAATACGGCTACGCCTTCGAGGGGAGTTTCCACGGCCGGACGCTCGGCACCCTCTCGCTCACGAAATCCAAAGAGGTCTACACCCGCCACTATCCCGAGATCAGCGGCATCGAGACGGTTCCCTTCTGCGAGGACCGCGGCTGTTCCGCCGGCACCTGTGACTGCGGGTTCTTCTCGGGCGGCGGGTCGCGCCTCCGGAACTCCCTCTCGCCCGAGGGTGGCCACGTCAACCCCGACGAGGTGGCCTTCGCCATCCTCGAACCCATCCAGGGCGTCGGCGGCTACCGCTTCCCGAGCGACGAGTTCATGGCCGAGGTCGGGTCGGTCTGCGACGAGTACGACATCCCCCTCGTGGTCGACGAGATTCAAGCTGGTGTGGGCCGGACCGGCGAGATGTGGGCCTCCGACCACTACCCCATCGAACCGGACGTCATCGCCAGCGCGAAGGGCCTCCGGGTCGGTGCGACCATCTCGAACTCCGATGTCTTCCCCACCGAGAAGAACCGCCTCGGCTCGACCTTCGGCGGCGGCGACCTGCTCGCCTCGATGCAGGGCGCGTTCACCCTGCAGGCCATCGAGGAGCACGACCTGCTCGACAACGCGACCGAGCGCGGCCGGCAGGCGAAAGAGATCATCCGCGACGACGCCCCCGACCACGTCGAGGACGTTCGCGGCAAGGGACTCATGCTCGCGGTCGAGTTCGACTCGCCCGAGCGTCGGAACGCCGTGGTCGAAGCTGCCCTCGAACGGGGCCTGTTGACCCTCGGCTGCGGCAAGAAGACCATCCGGCTCCTGCCCCCGCTCGACTCAACCGAGCGCGAGATAGAGCTGGGCGCATCTATCTTCTGCGAGGCGATGGACGCCGTGGCGACCCAGGCAATCGCCTGA